The Paenibacillus sp. FSL R7-0204 genome includes a region encoding these proteins:
- the pfkB gene encoding 1-phosphofructokinase, translating to MIYTVTLNPSVDYIVEVEELTLGGLNRMKRDMKLPGGKGINVSRVLKQLGVENTATGFLGGFTGGYIETWLGQEGIAGDFVSIADDTRINIKLKAGQETEINGAGPVITETETASLLHKLDALKPGDIVILSGSTPPSLGGDFYSRLIAVCKQKGAEFVIDTTGQALQDALSQGPLLVKPNHHELAELFGVQISTREEIITYGRKLLSGGAKHVLVSMAGEGALFITGQEVYHASAPKGKVKNSVGAGDSMIAGFVGTLSLTGNVLEAFRAGVASGSATAFSDDLADKALIEELRPLIAISQL from the coding sequence CCGTCGATTATATCGTGGAGGTAGAAGAGCTAACACTGGGCGGACTCAACCGGATGAAGCGTGATATGAAGCTGCCCGGCGGGAAGGGAATTAACGTATCCCGTGTCCTGAAGCAGCTCGGCGTCGAGAATACGGCCACCGGATTTCTTGGCGGCTTCACCGGCGGCTACATTGAGACCTGGCTGGGCCAGGAGGGAATAGCCGGAGACTTCGTTTCTATTGCGGACGATACCCGGATCAATATTAAGCTTAAGGCAGGCCAGGAGACGGAGATTAACGGGGCAGGTCCTGTCATTACGGAGACCGAGACGGCTTCGCTGCTGCACAAGCTGGATGCCCTGAAGCCGGGTGACATTGTGATTCTGTCAGGCAGCACGCCACCTTCGCTGGGCGGGGATTTCTACAGCAGGCTGATTGCAGTATGCAAGCAGAAGGGCGCGGAGTTTGTTATTGATACAACAGGGCAGGCATTGCAGGACGCATTATCCCAGGGACCGCTGCTGGTCAAGCCGAATCACCATGAGCTGGCAGAACTGTTCGGTGTTCAGATCAGCACCCGGGAAGAGATTATCACTTACGGACGCAAGCTGCTTAGCGGGGGCGCCAAGCATGTGCTGGTCTCGATGGCTGGAGAAGGCGCATTGTTCATTACGGGGCAAGAAGTCTACCATGCCAGCGCTCCTAAGGGCAAGGTGAAGAATTCAGTAGGTGCGGGAGATTCGATGATTGCCGGATTCGTGGGCACCTTGTCGCTGACAGGGAATGTGCTGGAAGCGTTCCGTGCCGGCGTGGCATCAGGAAGTGCCACAGCGTTCTCCGACGATTTGGCAGACAAGGCATTGATTGAAGAGCTTCGTCCGCTAATTGCCATATCTCAGCTATGA
- a CDS encoding PTS fructose transporter subunit IIABC, with the protein MKITDLMIQETMIMELQATTKEGAIDELIASLAASGRITDAKLFKEKILEREAQSSTGIGGGIAMPHAKTKAVKEATVVFAKSSAGIDFASLDEAPAHIFFMIAAPDGAGNMHLRTLAALSRLLIESEFIEQLMGAKTPAEVSALFDAKQAEAEAQAEAEAKAAAVKAAPKAAVPQAETARIITGNPDSQSFVVAVTACPTGIAHTFMAEDALKKKAKEMGVNIRVETNGSEGAQNVLTAEEIARASGVIIAADKNVEMERFSGKPVLQRPVSDGIRKSEELIRIAVAGDAPIYRSSGRSEEGSAPVKSGSIGSKIYKDLMNGISHMLPFVVGGGILLAVSFLIEQVASPDNPLVKLLQSIGGGDGAFHFLIPILAGFIAMSIGDRPALMPGMVGGLMALNSNSGFLGGLAAGFLAGYVVVMLRRAFSGLPRTLDGLKPILLYPVFSLLITGGIMYFLFDPLFSWINGGLTGALDNLGTGNKVLLGLVLGGMMAIDMGGPFNKAAYTFAIGVFTSSGNTNGMMMAAVMAGGMVPPLAIALATSFFKNKFTETERKSGVTNYVLGLSFITEGAIPFAAADPLRVLTSCIIGSAVAGGLTQLWNLNVPAPHGGVFVAFLSSNAALFLLSVLIGSVISGLILGLWKKPVANK; encoded by the coding sequence ATGAAAATTACAGATTTGATGATACAGGAAACGATGATTATGGAGCTGCAGGCTACCACGAAGGAAGGGGCCATTGACGAGCTGATTGCCAGTCTCGCGGCCAGCGGACGCATCACGGATGCGAAGCTGTTCAAGGAGAAAATTCTGGAGCGTGAAGCCCAGTCCAGCACGGGCATCGGCGGAGGCATTGCCATGCCTCATGCCAAGACCAAGGCCGTCAAGGAAGCAACGGTGGTATTTGCTAAGAGTAGTGCCGGAATTGATTTTGCCTCTCTGGATGAAGCACCGGCCCATATATTCTTCATGATCGCCGCGCCGGACGGAGCTGGAAATATGCACCTGCGAACACTCGCTGCACTGTCCAGGTTGCTCATTGAAAGCGAATTCATCGAACAGCTCATGGGTGCCAAGACGCCTGCCGAGGTGTCCGCCTTATTCGATGCCAAGCAAGCGGAGGCTGAAGCCCAGGCAGAAGCGGAAGCTAAGGCTGCGGCAGTGAAGGCTGCTCCTAAGGCAGCCGTACCGCAAGCTGAAACGGCACGGATCATTACCGGGAACCCGGATTCACAGAGCTTTGTAGTTGCTGTAACAGCCTGTCCTACTGGAATCGCCCATACCTTCATGGCAGAGGATGCCCTCAAGAAGAAAGCCAAGGAAATGGGCGTCAATATCCGTGTCGAAACCAACGGCTCGGAGGGTGCGCAGAATGTGCTGACCGCAGAGGAAATCGCCCGGGCCAGCGGAGTCATTATTGCCGCTGACAAGAACGTGGAGATGGAGCGCTTCAGCGGCAAGCCTGTGCTCCAGCGTCCGGTTAGCGACGGTATCCGCAAGTCAGAGGAGCTGATCCGGATCGCAGTAGCAGGAGATGCGCCTATCTACCGCAGCTCTGGACGCAGTGAAGAAGGTTCTGCGCCTGTGAAGTCCGGTTCTATTGGAAGCAAAATCTACAAAGACTTGATGAACGGCATCTCGCATATGCTGCCGTTCGTAGTCGGCGGCGGCATTCTGCTGGCGGTCTCCTTCCTGATTGAACAGGTGGCCAGCCCCGACAACCCGCTGGTTAAGCTGCTGCAGAGCATCGGCGGAGGTGACGGAGCCTTCCACTTCCTGATTCCGATCCTGGCCGGATTTATCGCGATGAGCATCGGCGACCGGCCTGCGCTGATGCCGGGTATGGTCGGCGGTCTAATGGCTCTTAACTCTAATTCAGGCTTCCTCGGCGGTCTGGCGGCAGGGTTCCTGGCAGGTTACGTTGTGGTTATGCTCCGCAGAGCCTTCTCGGGCCTGCCGCGCACCCTGGACGGACTGAAGCCGATTCTGCTCTATCCGGTATTCAGCCTCTTGATTACCGGCGGGATTATGTACTTCCTGTTCGATCCGTTATTCAGCTGGATCAACGGGGGACTAACCGGAGCGCTTGACAATCTGGGTACCGGCAACAAAGTCCTGCTCGGCCTGGTGCTTGGCGGAATGATGGCCATTGATATGGGCGGGCCGTTCAACAAAGCAGCTTATACCTTTGCCATCGGCGTGTTTACGTCCAGCGGCAATACGAACGGAATGATGATGGCCGCAGTTATGGCCGGAGGGATGGTACCTCCGCTGGCAATTGCCCTGGCCACCTCATTCTTTAAGAATAAATTCACGGAGACCGAACGCAAATCCGGTGTAACCAACTATGTACTGGGCTTGTCGTTCATCACCGAAGGAGCCATTCCGTTCGCTGCGGCTGATCCGCTGCGGGTGCTTACCTCCTGTATTATCGGCTCTGCCGTAGCCGGAGGACTGACCCAGCTGTGGAACCTCAATGTTCCTGCTCCGCACGGCGGGGTGTTCGTAGCCTTCCTGTCCAGCAATGCCGCGCTGTTCCTGTTATCTGTGCTGATCGGCTCCGTGATTTCCGGTCTGATCCTGGGGCTCTGGAAGAAGCCGGTAGCTAATAAATAA